One Fusobacterium nucleatum genomic window carries:
- a CDS encoding ABC transporter permease, protein MDLVISAISQGLLWSLLSLGLFISFRILNIADMTTEGAYPLGAAVCVVLIQSGFSPLTATIIAMLVGSLAGLLTATFINIYKIPSLLAGILTMTALLSINLRIMRRPNLSLLNKETIFDSFAKLNLPPYFDIILLGLIILFIVISAMFLFFNTELGQALIATGDNPKMAVSLGISTKKMTTIGLMLSNSMIALTGAILSQNNGYADVNSGLGVIVVALAAIIIGEVIFTDVNFLTRLVCIVFGSIIYRLLLVFVLKLNVIEANDFKMISALLIAIFLSIPELKKLSLSKVGKGNK, encoded by the coding sequence ATGGATTTAGTTATTTCAGCAATTTCACAAGGATTGTTATGGAGTTTATTATCATTAGGTTTATTTATTAGTTTTCGTATATTAAATATTGCAGATATGACAACAGAGGGAGCTTATCCATTAGGAGCTGCTGTCTGTGTTGTACTTATACAAAGTGGATTTTCTCCACTTACTGCAACTATAATTGCTATGCTTGTAGGTTCACTTGCTGGACTTTTAACAGCTACCTTTATAAATATTTATAAAATACCAAGTTTACTTGCAGGTATTCTTACTATGACAGCATTACTTTCTATTAATCTTCGTATAATGAGAAGACCTAATTTAAGTTTACTTAATAAAGAAACTATCTTTGATAGCTTTGCTAAATTAAATCTTCCTCCTTACTTTGATATTATTTTATTAGGATTAATAATTTTGTTTATTGTAATATCAGCTATGTTCTTATTTTTCAACACTGAATTAGGACAAGCTCTTATTGCAACTGGTGATAATCCTAAAATGGCAGTTTCATTAGGAATTTCTACTAAGAAAATGACTACAATTGGACTTATGTTATCAAATTCTATGATAGCTTTAACAGGAGCAATACTTTCTCAAAATAATGGATATGCCGATGTAAATAGTGGATTAGGAGTAATTGTTGTTGCACTTGCAGCTATTATAATAGGTGAAGTTATTTTTACAGATGTCAATTTTTTAACTCGTCTTGTTTGTATAGTATTTGGCTCTATTATTTATCGTTTACTTTTAGTCTTTGTATTAAAATTAAATGTAATTGAAGCTAATGATTTTAAAATGATATCTGCACTGCTAA